A window of Magallana gigas chromosome 8, xbMagGiga1.1, whole genome shotgun sequence genomic DNA:
TTACATTTTAGTATGTTAATCAtttattgttcatttcaaaagggTGAATTCATGTCACACAGAATTAAGGTTTCACACTCCTTCTTATTGTCCATGTGGCTGTCATTAACATACAGTCTGTGTCTTTTAACTTTATCCTTTAATGTAATTTGTGTACACTGAGTGCACACTTGCATAAACAAAACAATCCTCCAGATATTTTGATCAGTGGTTAGTCACCACATTATCATGTGGTACATATGTAACATGAAAAGATGTATAgttattgtttgaataaattttactttcaaGCAGTCATGCTAATACAGATGATGAGAATGAAGATAAGGATAATAGGACTATTGGtactttgcggaacggaacggaacgaaACGGAACCAGTTAAGAGGCCCCCAACGgggaaacatatttttttttaaacgccaatatttcaattcaaccTATTGTAAATAGAagattgttttacaaatttgatgtttgAATGGACCGTGTATTACATGACATATGCTACAGTAACTCATTGCTCTATAAGTCATTACATGCTTCTTTCCCGAGAAAACCTAAAGTCACTAGTTGTTTCAAGATGTTAGATTGACACTGGACATATAAAGTTAAGATTTAAACCAAGTCAATTAATCTGTATACATGTGTAACATCGATGAAAATAACTTATGTAATCTTTCTTCTGAATAGATTTCTtctgattccgttccgttctgcaaaataccattacccgtgtggatattggtatttaacggaacggaacggaatcttttaaaaacacaatttatttaatggACAATATAACAGCTACTCGCCGTTcctcgaattttttttttattagattctTTAGAGATGAATGAAAAAAAGCTATCAAATCAATTCAGTCATCTTGTGTATGTGGTAATTATAAATTTCAGcgttaaagatatattttatcgaaaatatcaataaaaatacttGATAGTCTTATTATATCCATATTATACCAAGCTCATTCGCAGCGCAgtgataatattgataaaaatacttcatagtcttatttaaaatatattagaaTGAATGATGATatataacaaatgttgttaGCATACTTATGAATAAATTTCTTAGGATTCCGTTCCGTTCTGCAAATTACCaatacccgtgtggatattggtatttaacggaacggaacggaatcttttgaaaatttaaaaataataaatatattataacagCTACTCGCCGtatgtttatttctatgttctTTTAGGACAAATgaagcaaacaaacaaaccatTTCATCAATTCAAGTGTATATCATTCCTGTGTTGTGTACAAcgataacttttatttcattaattatattaaattactTTCACGGGTAatattactagtttgttcatcaagctagcaataacacaatgtacatgtttatcctATATTACGTagatttctaaaatataataagcacaagtttaatattcatcacttaAAGTCATTTCATTTCCTTTAccatatatttaaatgataaatatgttaGCGATCTAGTGGATAGACTTTTTAATGATGTATTTGGGGATCGTCTGTTGGATGTTGTTCTCAATCCATGTATGAGGAATGAGAAGGTGGCTACATGtttcatacaaaaattaaaagatagCCCCGAAAAACTGCACAACTTACTTGCCAAAAAACAGCTTCACGAAAAGTTTAGAAGGCAAGAAGATGATCAAgaattaaaacaatcatttggtTCCAAACTTGAGTTTCTGTATTATGAAGATAAAGTGCAAATTCTTAGTGCTGTCATAGTATTTTGTCATACAAATGTATCAAAACATTGTTTAGAAACTCTACAGCGAATGCGAAATTCTCTTAAAGATACTTCTCTTTTTTCTGCAGTATGTTGCAATGGTTCGATGGATTTGTTAAATGTCTTTCCAAAAGAACAAATTAGATGGTTTTTGatgaaaaagtggggggggggggtactgtCCTATTCACATTGCCTCCCTGTTTCATAATCATGAAATACTGCGGGAGCTGATTCAGGTGAAGAATAATGTGAATTTGAGAACGGAGATATTTGAACATACTCCCTTGATGTTGGCAGTTTTAAATACGGACACAAGCgaacaaaaaaataaggaaacaaGAAATCAGTCAATTGATATCACTGTTGAACTTTTACTGACTCATGGAGctgacattaatttatgtgatcCATTCTTAGGGAGTCCTCTCCATATTGCAAGTTGTGAAGGGCGCAATCACACTGTAAAATTGTTGTTAAGAAAAgcagcagatattaattcatgtgacacttACAatgaaactcctctacataaagccagtcAATGGggacatgaaagcactgtacaacttttattagataaaggagcagatatcaattcatgtgacacaaacaaagaaactcctcttcATAAAGCAAGTGAAAATGGACAcgaaagcactgtacaactttttttagaaaaaggagcagatattaattcatgggacctaaacaaagaaactcctcttcATAAAGCAAGTAAAATGGGACAcgaaagcactgtacaacttttattagaaaaaggagcagatattaattcatgtgatacaaacaaagaaactcctctacataaagctaGTGAATGGGGAAATGAtagcactgtgcaacttttattagaaaaaggagcaaatatcaattcatttgacacaaacaaagaaactcctctacataaagccagtgaatgGGGAAATGAtagcactgtgcaacttttattagaaaaaggagcagatattaattcatgtgacaaaaacaaagaaactcctctataTAAAGCAATTAAATGTGGACGTAAAAGCActatacaatttttattatataatggagcagatattaatctgTGTATCACAAACAAAAAAACTCCTCTTCATAAAGCCAGTAAATGGGGActtgaaagcactgtacaacttttattagataaaggagccaatattaattcatgtgacaaaaacaaagaaactcctctacataaagcaagTAAAAAGGGACACgaaagcactgtgcaacttttattagataaaggagcaaatattgattcatgtgacacaaacaatgAAACTCCTCTGCATAAAGCAAGTAAACAGGGACACGAccgcactgtacaacttttattagaaaaaggagcaaatattgattcatgtgacacaaacaaagaaactcctctacataaagcaagTAAAGGAGGACATAAAAGCAcggtacaacttttattagaaaaagaaGCAGATAtcaattcatgtgacacaaacaaagaaactcctctacataaagcaagTAAAGGAGGACATAAAAGCACtgtacaaattttattaaataaaggaGCAGCTATCAATTTATGTGAcctaaacaaagaaactcctctccACAAAGCAAGTATACTGCAAAGTGAAAGCACTTTACAACTTCTATTGaataaaggagcagatatttaTTTATGTGATATAAACAacgaaactcctctacataaagccagtgaatgGGGACGAGAAAGCACTGTACAGCTTTTATTAGAAAACGgggcagatattaattcatgtgacaacTACAAAGAAACCCCTTTACAAAAAGCCATTAGAACGggacatgaaagcactgtacaacttttattagaaaaaggagcagatatcaATTCATGTggcacaaacaaataaattcctCTATATAAAGACAATAAATGCTGACATGTAAGCATTATTCAACTTTTATTAGctaaaggagcagatattaatttttgtgaCAATAAGAAACAAACTCCTTTATATATCGCCGGTTCTGGGGGGCATGATAGCActttgcatgttttatttagaaaatgcGCCAACGTAAATTTACGCGATTACGGCGAAAGAAATCCATCCTTGGATCCAGAATccagaaaaaagagaaaacacaTTTTATCAAATCATTGTTATTAAGTAAAGCAGCAAACCTTACGTCATGTcttgataaaaaaacaaattattttagatatagcCAGTGGAGAGGGACACAACAGCACTGacaattttcatttgtaaagTGAAGCTTATCCTTCTCAAATACTGTACATCAATTAAAGTTGACTCCTTTACCAATTAAAAGTATTAAGTAAAGGAGTCAATTTTTATTGATGTGTTTAGGAAGGATAAGCTTCACTATATTAAGccagtaaaaaaaaaggtaaaagcaTTTTGAAGTTTTGATAAGTCAAAacgcagacattaatttatgtgatcaATACAAAGGAACTTCTCTTCATAAAGCCAGTAACCAGATACCTGAatcaactgtttttaaattttttctgaGTAAGGTAgcaaatgtaaatttaagtaatttattcCAAGAAACTCATCTGCATAAAGTCGAACAAAACAGACATGGAGACATTGTGcaaattttacaaagttatttagCAGACATTAATTAATGTGATCAATTTTATCTAGCATTATACCAAGTTAAATATATAAAGCTGTATGTTTCCAGTGTTTTTAGACCAcagcttaaaaaaatattaaaacattatttttctctATGAGTATTGGAAATTGATTGAtgtgtacaatgaacattttaatgaaCAACGTTATAGAATGGCGTGTGTATCGGGTacgcgggcatgttaaggcttcccgatgcgatatgtagaaagtcacttgtctgtacttcatacgatatgacgtcataattaactttgacgtcacgatctgcattcctgtcgatagttctcagggaatgtatcttaacgttaaaagtgaattatatcaaaccagtataataccgcatgtttcctttataTAGATGTTGCAGTTAATtctagacgtacagaattcattcatattaaaaaccagtatcaaataatcggcagttttaaagcttcgttttaagttaaagactatttataaactagtggtttggagactctccctgctacgtgtaaacaactgaatgaagaaattttaatgcatgtaaaacaagcttggcgcaggtgaaagatcaacacaattttagaatattttacgtaaaattggtagagaatataagtaccaatgtgaatcgtgctgCGGAAACCTTCGGATTTAccccatttttttgtaaatcgcttttgattagtaaaaatgtgcattattttgatgattttgtggaatgtttcaacaatattttctataaacgaaatatctatttctttcccaagcaagaacttcaaagtttatgacttaacaaaggatttttcttaaaaatatgtatgatttaatgtcattaatcacctgcgccgatgcgttttaactagatcatttgcaatattaggattcgcctgtcacgtgattacgaagtacatatgacgtcacaaaaatgcatcaaatataatgtttaacatcgatgtcaataaatgtaacatagatttaaagaaatactcccggtaaaattatttttgccatgattcaaataatatcgttttccagccgtattttagcatcgggacgccttaacaatGCTGCGTATAGCAAATCATTAAATCTAACACGGACAGTGAGTAAACATTAACTTGTATGTAATTAGTTGCTATCAAATTCGCTTTTTTATGAATCAAAGAGTAATATATGATTCAGTTTATACTCAACTACACAGCGTATTTCATTGTAATCACTATTTTAGTATGTTGATACATTTCAAATTTAGTTGTATTACAATTGTACTCactattttaatattatgatgcattttaaattgttttgtatttcaacTGTTCGCACTTTATTGCACTATTGGCCGCTTGATGCAAAGAATGTTCAGGAAATTATTGGCATTGCACAAATTGAACTCTGTTATAGCTGAGCTAATAAATTATGGTGAGTTTTTCATACTCTTTCTTGATTTTTCTTCGTATaccaaaataaatgttatagAGTAATTGACCTGGTATATGAGCAACATATCATTTGTTTTTCGGTTATTTCAGAACATCCGATATcagacaaacataaaatagctAAGGCGTAGCAGTATATTTATTCTATCGTTGGACCAACAGACCTGTCAGCATTAAATTAGACCAATTGAATTAACATTCGTTTGTTGGTCTttgttgatatgaaataaactaTATAGAATACCTATACTTCTTTAAATCGTGTCTACAAATAAGGAAGGCTGGGTGGTAAACAAACTAACAACTGATATTCCTTCAATATTATTACTAGTATATGctttgattataattattaggcgaaatattttaaatctctTCTTGGGAGATTTATGTAGTTCAAAATAGCAACGACCATTCAGTCTCCTTAAAAATCATTTAGcgttaacgcactttgaaaaaaaaatgaaattcgaAGTGCATAAATCTCCAACAAATTATACGCACTTAAATATGTTTAAGTGTGTTACAGGTAtaagtataatatttaaaagtaaaacatatttCCATCAAACCAtccacgttttttttttcacagtgcGCTTATATCGACGGCATCCACTTGCTTTGATATTTATATGTGCATTCTTTTGATCTAACAGGTAAcgcaatttgtttttattttttttcaaaagttaaatATAACAGATCACTGTGTTTatattgtgttttcttttttacccCTAACTTTGAAAATTCGTACTTGTTTACGAcagtttgatgtttttttttaatgcttgtTGTTTTTAAGTTTGTAAACTAACACGGACtaaacaagaaataaacaattttataataaacagttttataattttttttttcaaatgcagtGAGATTATAAGTGTATCAGATATTTATGTTATGAATTAGTTTTTGTTCTAAGATAAACGATCACATACATTACGTCGATTATCGATAATTGAAATTGTACAGGTTATATCGTGCtaaaaatttcatcattttgatcGCAtgattcagtaaaaaaaaaccattagaaaatcattcaataaaaaacTAGAAAATTATACTTAAAAGCATTTAATGTTATGTGTCATGTCAACATAGAAATTGGATCATTATGCAATCTATTTTTCTGCaacaattaaacaaatgtttgtaAACAAGACTGCTCGTAGCATATTTGTCTGCATATGCGCGCCTGGACCTGTTAATGCTTTACTTTTATATTAAACGCCTTACTTGTTTGAACCCTGTCTTGTAGAATAAAAAAGATATGCTAAGCATATCTGACAACAGGCAAACATTTACAGTAGATTTTTGGACAGTTCAGTACAACATTTTACAACTATAtacattatta
This region includes:
- the LOC136271035 gene encoding ankyrin repeat, PH and SEC7 domain containing protein secG-like, yielding MLAVLNTDTSEQKNKETRNQSIDITVELLLTHGADINLCDPFLGSPLHIASCEGRNHTVKLLLRKAADINSCDTYNETPLHKASQWGHESTVQLLLDKGADINSCDTNKETPLHKASENGHESTVQLFLEKGADINSWDLNKETPLHKASKMGHESTVQLLLEKGADINSCDTNKETPLHKASEWGNDSTVQLLLEKGANINSFDTNKETPLHKASEWGNDSTVQLLLEKGADINSCDKNKETPLYKAIKCGRKSTIQFLLYNGADINLCITNKKTPLHKASKWGLESTVQLLLDKGANINSCDKNKETPLHKASKKGHESTVQLLLDKGANIDSCDTNNETPLHKASKQGHDRTVQLLLEKGANIDSCDTNKETPLHKASKGGHKSTVQLLLEKEADINSCDTNKETPLHKASKGGHKSTVQILLNKGAAINLCDLNKETPLHKASILQSESTLQLLLNKGADIYLCDINNETPLHKASEWGRESTVQLLLENGADINSCDNYKETPLQKAIRTGHESTVQLLLEKGADINSCGTNK